The Salvelinus fontinalis isolate EN_2023a unplaced genomic scaffold, ASM2944872v1 scaffold_1200, whole genome shotgun sequence genome includes a window with the following:
- the LOC129848815 gene encoding uncharacterized protein LOC129848815 has translation MGNAMFFASLQNCFSQNMDDKMFSLVMQFRLPGNHMNEDPVYRVGKTCSYTPWTSREILCDRNYMEVSVRRTLPDIQTVPEQPTGGPKARSANFRRGAEAVAAGYKMTAVVFSPSKKVMSVDEVQRKGYAIANTPTRLVLRSPHNAEETYLQNVAGVPMRVLSISTFFEQKWLVTRVDSTAVCPTPGAVAFTPEVITWYMPKHIDPLFSSDAFTMLEVYMGIDAKRLDTEEMAARNYSVLVTEAHIIVEIPVGAVGGYFKSHIQDDQYFVTYTIEPMLELLWIEEVAHEDTRYKVLFPITTPPMARPPQVRNYTPLDTVPEQAVFVLELGTFNLDVELLNITFPTMVLTVAECNARGFNVQEQRSLDNTLKSFRMEVPFSDPVVFKERRAEQGVTTFTLQLIYGLVVFPEYAPFSHSAVVDAVLLDIVPPSVTGNCDQENFHITVDYRNQDPFFVVLVGKRLLNHELAQQYLTEGDADFTITLPFSSPDAVFESVHPSSVRSRLDLALLNPYNNMTIKYFSLACSFLKTLTECFSNGTMTALAVKVESAPSLNPGQLTLSDPACGPTYSDDRFAYFHFTVNSCGTTRKFINNVMLYENEISLPDELEVKLNGTTSSEEEYQLKVSCYYVVNITRTLVFLTRPRDNEPFAETGTGRLMVRMRLAQDASYNTFHQEEDYPVLRYLRQPLHFEVELTRSSDPKVALVLDHCWATPNEDRDSRPRWNLIINGCENPEDPYRVVFHPVVADARVHFTPHVKRFEVYMFSFVDDAVEPSGKVFVHCDVVICDASSPSGGPCSGQCVNQDNLKRGQRHVKDLFEERHFYVSSGYILWV, from the exons ATGGGGAATGCCATGTTTTTTGCTTCTCTTCAAAACTGCTTTTCCCAAAACATG GATGATAAGATGTTCAGCTTGGTCATGCAGTTCAGGCTGCCAGGAAACCACATGAATGAAGACCCTGTGTATAGAGTGGGCAAAACCTGTAGCTACACCCCCTGGACCTCCCGAGAGATTCTGTGCGACCGCAACTACATGGAG GTGTCTGTCAGAAGGACTCTTCCAGACATCCAAACCGTCCCTGAACAGCCCACTGGAGGCCCGAAAGCAAGGAGCGCCAACTTCCGGAGAGGAGCTGAG gctgttgctgcaggatacaAAATGACAGCAGTCGTCTTTAGTCCTAGCAAGAAGGTCATGAGTGTGGATGAGGTCCAAAGAAAGGGCTATGCAATAGCCAACACTCCCACACGGCTGGTGTTAAGAAGCCCTCATAATGCAGAGGAGACATACCTCCAGAAT GTAGCTGGGGTTCCGATGCGGGTGCTCTCAATCTCAACCTTCTTTGAGCAGAAGTGGCTGGTTACTCGAGTAGATTCCACGGCTGTTTGTCCAACACCAG GAGCAGTGGCCTTTACTCCAGAAGTGATCACCTGGTACATGCCCAAGCACATAGACCCACTTTTCTCCTCTGATGCCTTCACCATGTTGGAGGTGTACATGGGAATTGACGCTAAGAGGCTGGACACTGAGGAAATGGCTGCCAGAAACTACTCGGTTTTAGTCACAGAGGCTCATATTATTGTTGAAATTCCGGTGGGGGCGGTTGGCGGCTATTTCAAG AGCCATATTCAGGATGACCAGTACTTTGTCACTTACACCATTGAGCCCATGCTTGAGTTGCTGTGGATCGAGGAGGTCGCACACGAGGACACACGCTACAAAGTCCTCTTCCCTATCACAACACCTCCGATGGCCAGGCCTCCACAAGTTCGCAACT ACACGCCCTTAGACACAGTTCCTGAGCAGGCAGTGTTTGTGCTTGAGTTGGGGACCTTCAACCTTGATGTGGAGCTGCTGAACATCACCTTTCCCACCATGGTGCTAACTGTTGCAGAGTGCAACGCCAGAGGCTTCAATGTTCAGGAGCAGAGATCCCTGGACAACACCTTGAAGAGCTTCAGGATGGAGGTGCCCTTCTCAGACCCGGTGGTCTTTAAGGAG AGAAGGGCGGAACAAGGTGTCACAACCTTCACTCTTCAGCTGATCTACGGCCTGGTCGTCTTTCCAGAGTACGCTCCTTTCTCTCACTCTGCCGTTGTGGACGCTGTACTGCTGGACATTG TGCCACCCTCAGTCACTGGCAACTGTGATCAGGAGAACTTTCACATcactgtggactacaggaaccAAGATCCCTTTTTCGTGGTCTTGGTTGGCAAGCGCCTGCTTAACCATGAGCTTGCACAACAGTATTTGACAGAGGGCGACGCAGACTTCACCATCACGTTGCCCTTCTCTTCGCCGGACGCAGTGTTTGAG TCGGTTCACCCGTCCTCTGTCAGGAGCAGACTGGATTTGGCTCTGTTGAATCCTTACAACAACATGACCATCAAATACTTTTCCCTGGCTTGCAGCTTCCTCAAAACGCTGACTG AGTGTTTCTCTAACGGAACGATGACTGCGCTGGCGGTCAAGGTGGAGTCTGCTCCCAGTCTGAACCCCGGTCAGCTGACCCTGAGCGACCCCGCCTGTGGTCCCACCTACAGCGACGATCGCTTCGCCTACTTCCACTTCACTGTCAACTCCTGTGGCACCACCAGGAAG TTTATCAACAATGTCATGCTGTATGAGAACGAAATCTCCTTGCCAGATGAACTTGAGGTGAAGCTGAATGGCACGACGTCTTCAGAGGAGGAATATCA GTTAAAGGTTTCCTGCTACTATGTGGTCAACATCACTCGCACATTGGTCTTCCTCACCAGGCCGCGTGACAACGAGCCTTTTGCCGAGACTGGGACGGGTCGACTAATGGTCAGAATGAGACTCGCTCAGG ACGCCTCGTATAACACGTTTCACCAGGAGGAGGACTATCCAGTGTTGAGGTACCTGAGACAGCCTCTGCACTTTGAGGTGGAGCTGACCAGGTCCTCTGACCCCAAGGTAGCGCTGGTGCTTGACCACTGCTGGGCCACCCCCAATGAGGACCGTGACTCCCGACCCCGGTGGAATCTCATCATTAATGG TTGTGAGAACCCGGAGGATCCGTACCGTGTAGTCTTCCACCCGGTGGTAGCTGACGCCAGGGTCCACTTCACCCCTCACGTCAAACGCTTTGAGGTCTATATGTTTTCCTTCGTCGATGATGCGGTTGAGCCGAGTGGCAAG GTCTTTGTCCATTGTGATGTGGTCATCTGTGACGCCAGTAGTCCCTCTGGCGGCCCCTGTAGTGGACAATGTGTGAATCAGGACAACTTGAAAAGAG gtCAACGACATGTCAAAGACCTCTTTGAGGAGCGTCATTTCTATGTTTCTTCTGGATACATTCTTTGGGTGTAA